GACATCTCCAACTACCCAACTTTTGTTTGCCGATCTGCGTTCAACAGAAGCAACTTtcatgcaaaaaaaaaaatgcaactgCAGTTGCAATTTGCAATCAGTCACTGTAACAGGAATCGATTTCAACTTCATCAATTATAATACCTCCACATGGGTTTGAcctaatttaagaaaaagaattgcCCATCATAACTCGTATATAAAGTAATAAACACAGCCGAGCTTGACTAGACATTTTTGACTCATGCACAAAAACTTGCCTCAACcactaagaaaaaaagaagagattgTAAGTGGAGCTAGCATTTAATCCATTATGGCTCCCACCTAAAAGTAAGATtgtagaaaaaagaaaaagaaaatcaatagcAAAATCTGAATGCAACCctcgtttttcttttttcccccctaaaatgttcatcaaatttatgttatgatcGTGTTGTTAACATACACATATCACATATGTCTTAATTTTCtcatgcaaaaaaaaaaaaaagaaaaatcggTTCAGGCTTTGTGTTGGGCCTAAGTGAGGCCTGTCTTGGAAGCCGTAGTCAGGTCCACTTTGAACGATaaagtattataaaaaaatttggttagGGCAACGAATAAAAAGATCATTCTATTTCGGTGGTAATTAGTAATTACCCAATACCTCTGTATCCGAATAGTTTTGCACGaggagaaggaaaaaaaaaaataaaaaaaattcatgaacCATTAAAATCCTCCAGCTTTGTTGATACAAGTTTAAAGCGTCTCAGCTAATTAACTTGGCATGCTTTTACTTTCGGCCCATAACAAGTACCGAATTAGagtttcatcttcatcttgatCATCTTATTCATCAAGCTGGTGGCTGCGGATGGCACcctgttaaaaaattaacatcattCAAACAcctgttacattttttttttttacacaaaaCTAGTCAGGTAGTTTGTATATATTAgatggaaattaattaaaagtgaGTGTTTACCAATTATTTAAGCTGTTTGTGCCTTCAAAATTAAACAGAGACGAAACAGTTACCAACATATACACAATAGCtagaagcaaaaaaaataatgcaaacTAATTATAACGCAAAATATAATCACTACCATGCCCATGTTGAGGTGCCCCATAGCCATAAGACGGTGGACCGGGTGGTGCCCCGTATGGATGTGCTCCGGGCGGTGGCCCGTAAGGATGTTGATTTGGTGGTGCCCCATAAGGATATGGACCAGGGGCAGGGTGTGGTGCCCCATAAGGATGCGGACCTGGAGGAGGAGCATAAGCTGAAGGTTGTGGGTACCCAGATGGCGGAGGCTGCGGCGGATAACCACCATAACCGGCCGGTGGATGATAGGGAGGTGGGTCAGAAGACGGATAGGCCACCGCCGGCCCGTGTTCGTATGCCGGGGAAGTCATTCCCGTGTTCTTTAAAACATaatgataagaaaataaatagctTCCGTTAAATTTGGTACTCTATGTAGAAGTTATACAAGGATGAAAGAAGATAGATAAAGAACCAAAATGTTCCATACGTTGGCACAACGCAGTATGATATTCACTTCTCCTGCATGTCTGcattggttaaaaaaaaaaaaaagattatatttTAGAATTGGCACATGTCTTATCTATGGATAAAGATTCtctcaaaatgttttttttttccctattctctcttagtaaaataaatggctaatattaaattttaaattttgatatggaCAATTAAACCagctttatttatcttatttataatgaaattaatttggctaatattaaattttaaattttaatgttgacAATTAAATAagctttatttatcttatttataatgaaactaatttttttcaataaatttgaaagacTAGAAGAGAATTCTAATAAGTATCTATCAACTATGTACTCAAAGCTAAACATCAATTTTAAGTGCACTAATTAACAAAATGTGAaggataaattatttatattaggacactaaaatcaaatttatatgTATACGTATATATCAATACtcgaaaagaaaataatatatatattgtaagtTCTACTTACTTTCCCGATCGGGTCCAAAGTGGCCAAGGGTTATCATCATAACCTTGTGTAATAGCCTTAGTCAATCGAACCCTAcacaaagcaaaataaaatgcGGACatcaacattttaaaaataataatttaaaaaaattcaaaagggtTATCAAActaaattttgacaaataacaaaaaaatgaaaagaccATCAAATTTGTTCAGGCGCTAAAACATACCTAGCCTTATCAATTAtcatgaagaagaaaagtcCCCATTTCGGGAACTTAATGCCTCTCTTATaaacattatttataaatgtagTATAAGTTTCGAATTTATTAGACATAAATCTACGAGTTATGTTTAATTTACTCACGCACTATACTATAAATCTATGAATTTCTATAGAGATGATAACATAAAAACAGAAGTGAAGTAAAGGATAATTAATCACTTTCCACTGCCGATGAAATCGTCTCCGGTGATGGTATTGCTATTCCAAACAACAAGATTCATCTCATTAACCCCATGAATTAAAGGGAACATAAACTTTTCTTGAAAAGTTGGGTTCTTGCCACCATCTAAACcgaaggaggaaaaaaaaaaaaaaaacaaatagaatCAATATAAGCTTTCTCACTACATCCAACTTTGGAACTATAAATTTACAGAAGCATTTAATCCCTCACCTGTACAAGTTCTGGTACGGTATTTGGTGCTACCATACTCAATACAAACGTAGGGATCTTGTTTTGAGAGCCATTCTGTGTCTTTCAATCCCTTGCA
This window of the Citrus sinensis cultivar Valencia sweet orange chromosome 8, DVS_A1.0, whole genome shotgun sequence genome carries:
- the LOC107178078 gene encoding protein SRC2 homolog, with amino-acid sequence MEAANVQGQPLEVTVIACKGLKDTEWLSKQDPYVCIEYGSTKYRTRTCTDGGKNPTFQEKFMFPLIHGVNEMNLVVWNSNTITGDDFIGSGKVRLTKAITQGYDDNPWPLWTRSGKHAGEVNIILRCANNTGMTSPAYEHGPAVAYPSSDPPPYHPPAGYGGYPPQPPPSGYPQPSAYAPPPGPHPYGAPHPAPGPYPYGAPPNQHPYGPPPGAHPYGAPPGPPSYGYGAPQHGHGCHPQPPA